One Archangium violaceum genomic window, CTTTAGAATCCGATACTTGGCGCCCTGGTACCCTGTGGGACGGCCCGGGAGGCCGCCCGACTGTCCGCCAGCTGACGTTTGGAGGCCCCACGCGGGCCCCACGCAGGCCCGACAGGATCCAGGTCCGCGAAATCCCAGGGAAGTACGATCATCCTCCCGATGACGGATAGAGGGCGAGCAGGGATGCAGGTACCTTACACATCGTCGCACATCGCACGGTGGTGGCCACCCCCGCCATCCGCCCCACACCCAGGAGACTTCACATGTCCGCCAACAAGAACCTGAAGAAGCTCAACAAGCGCCGTGGCCAGGGTATGACGGAGTACATCATCATCGTGGCCCTGATCGCCATCGCGGCCATCGGCGTCATCACCCTGTTCGGCAACAACATCCGCAAGCTGTTCGGCGCCTCCGCCGCGGCCCTCGCGGGTAACGAGAACGTGACCAACGGCGGCGAGTCCGCGACCCGTCAGCTCCAGAAGAAGTCGCTGGCGAACTTCGGCGAGAACGAGGGTCTCTGAGCCCTTCGTCGCGAAGTATCACGTGAGGAGCGGCTCTCCGGATGGAGGCCGCTCTTTTCGTTTGCGGGGGGAGAGCGCGAGGAGCAGCGCGCCCAGGGCCAGCGCGGAGAGCAGCCCTCCCAGGCGGACGCTGCCCGGGCGGTAGTCGAAGCGGACGGAGTGCGCGCCCGAGGGTACCCGTACCGCGCGCATGACGGCGTTGGCCCGTCGCACCGGCACGGGTGCCCCATCCAGCGTGGCCTCCCAGCCGGGGTAGTGTGAGTCGCTCAGCACCAGGTAGCCCGGGCTGCACGCCTCCAGCGCCACCTCCACCCAGGACAGGCCCGCGCCCGTCACCCGCGCCGTCGAGCCCTCGCAGCCGGGACCTTTCAGGGGCTCGCCCTCGGCGAGCAGGGCGGTGTGGCGCAGGGGTTGGGACGGGTCCACGAAGGCGGCCTGGGCCTCCTCGTCGTCGGCCACCCGCGCGCGGTGCACCACGAAGGCCCTCGGCAGGGCGGTGTCGGAGCGGTAGAGGGTGGGTAACCCCGGCAACGCGAGGACGGGCACCAGGTCCTCGAAGGGCGGTGGGCCCCTGCGCACGTAGTAGCCCACTCCGGCCAGGTCGAAGGCCGCGCGTGCTCCCGATTCGTAGAGGGACTCGATGCGCAGCGGCTCCGGCGCGCCGTAGCCCTCGAAGACGCGCAGCCGCTCCTCCATGAAACGGTTGGGCACCAGGGCGTCCCGGCTGAGCGCGATGTAGGAGCCCCCCTCGCCAGGAAGTGGCGCGGCCTGGGTGCTCACCGTGGAGGAGACCTCGGTGATCAAATCCGCGGAGAGGTCCACGCTGACGCGGCCCGCGTACCCGGGAGGAATGGCGGCGGCGAGCCGGGAGGGACGGCGGAGGAACTCGAGCGGCGTGCTGCCCGTGTCTCCCTGCATCAGGTGGAATGCGCCCAGCTCCACCAGGGCCACCACGGCCAGTGCGCGGCGGACCCGGAGGGAGCGGCCCGGACCCGCGACGGGGAGGATGAATGCCAGGGCTCCCGCGCCGAGTGCCAACACCACCCAGGGCAGTCCGGCCTCCACGCCGGAGCGGAAGAGGGGAAGCCGGGTCAGGGGCGGACCCACCAACAGCGCGGCGAAGACAGCGGCCACCACTCCGGCCACGTGGAGGAGGGAGCGGCGTCCGCGCCGGGCCCTGCGTGAGAGCACATCCAGCCCGAAGGCGGCGAGCACCGCCAGGCAGAACACGGCGCCGACGAAGTACTTCACCGGGTAGCGGAAGAGATGGAAGGGCGGGAACTGGAGGACGAAGGCCGCCGGGGGGAAGTGTGAGCCGAGGGCCAGCGCGGTGAGCACGAGGGCGCCCAGGCCGAAGGGCAGCGTCCTTCGTGAGTGCCCGAGTCCGGCGAGCGCCAGGACACAGACGAGGGTACCCAGGAAGAGGACGAGGATGAAGAACTGGTCGTCACCCGACCAGTAGAGCGAGCGCGGCTGCTCGGCGAAGGGCCACGCGACCGAGAGGAGCTGTGGCCAGGACAGGGACCACTCGAGCCGATCCATCCGCCCCGCCCCGCGGGTGGAGTGCCGGGCGAACTCGAGCGCGGGCACGGCCACCACGGCCCCGAGCACGAAGCCCCAGACGATTCCCGCCCCGGTGGCCACCAACGTGCGCACCTCGCGCCGCGCGGCGAGGGCCACGGCGAGGGCGAGCGGGGCCTGCCACAGGAACGTCTCCGGA contains:
- a CDS encoding YfhO family protein — encoded protein: MRPEVRGRLGPWLGLLAGMALVYRSVLQGRMLAGRDAFRIFIPDSAFLLEALRAGELPLWNPYLRLGQPFAATLYSQVLYPPRLLTVLLAGPELGLTLQHLLHVVIAAVGTFLLLRHLRASRPAALLGSAAFALSQPFAVLAAQQNVASAAAWTGLLLLASRRAALQPSSRRVAQVALVAGLAFLAGSPETFLWQAPLALAVALAARREVRTLVATGAGIVWGFVLGAVVAVPALEFARHSTRGAGRMDRLEWSLSWPQLLSVAWPFAEQPRSLYWSGDDQFFILVLFLGTLVCVLALAGLGHSRRTLPFGLGALVLTALALGSHFPPAAFVLQFPPFHLFRYPVKYFVGAVFCLAVLAAFGLDVLSRRARRGRRSLLHVAGVVAAVFAALLVGPPLTRLPLFRSGVEAGLPWVVLALGAGALAFILPVAGPGRSLRVRRALAVVALVELGAFHLMQGDTGSTPLEFLRRPSRLAAAIPPGYAGRVSVDLSADLITEVSSTVSTQAAPLPGEGGSYIALSRDALVPNRFMEERLRVFEGYGAPEPLRIESLYESGARAAFDLAGVGYYVRRGPPPFEDLVPVLALPGLPTLYRSDTALPRAFVVHRARVADDEEAQAAFVDPSQPLRHTALLAEGEPLKGPGCEGSTARVTGAGLSWVEVALEACSPGYLVLSDSHYPGWEATLDGAPVPVRRANAVMRAVRVPSGAHSVRFDYRPGSVRLGGLLSALALGALLLALSPRKRKERPPSGEPLLT